In a single window of the Montipora capricornis isolate CH-2021 chromosome 11, ASM3666992v2, whole genome shotgun sequence genome:
- the LOC138022822 gene encoding zinc finger protein 420-like isoform X2 yields MISRSVNHRNCRIVNGDSWSICIERRNCLNEKRSLTRDIEVHTGVECFREAATLETHERVHTEEEPYKCKQCGKCFNQPVKLRTHERVHTGEKPFKCKQCGKCFSQAVNLRVHQRVHTGEKPFKCKQCGKCFSVAVNLRTHQRVHTGEKPFKCKQCGKSFSDASNLRRHEKVHTGEKPYKCKQCRKCFSKADDLRAHGIFHTGEKCYKCKQCGKCFSKAGDSRAHEIFHTGEKPYKCKQCGKCFSKAGNLRTHERVHTGEKPYKCKQCGKCFSKADDLRTHERVHTGEKPYKCKQCGKCFSDASNLRRHERLHTGEKPYKCKQCGKCSSDASNFRRHKRVHTGEKPYKCKQCGKCFSLTVNLRSHERVHTGEKPYECKPCGKCFSHAGDLRRHERVHTGEKPYKCQHCGKCFSEAGKLKSHERIHTGEKPYECKQCDKCFGEAGDLRRHERVHTGEKPYECKQCSKCFSQTGDLRRHERVHTGEKPYKCKQCGKCFSEAANLRRHERVHTGEKPYKCKQCGNCFSEAVTLRRHERVHTGEKPYKCKQCGKCFCRAAHLRTHERVHTGEKPYKCKQCGKCFSAAGNLRVHEGVHTGEKPYECEQCGKCFSQAGNLRSHCERVHAG; encoded by the exons ATGATTTCAAGATCAGTTAACCACAGGAACTGCCGCATTGTCAACGGGGATTCTTGGTCTATATGTATAGAAAGAAGAAACTGTCTAAATGAAAAACGAAGTCTTACGAGAGATATAGAAGTCCATACTGGTGTAGAGTGTTTTCGCGAAGCAGCAACATTGgagacacatgaaagagtccacacTGAAGAggagccttataaatgcaaacaatgtggaaagtgttttaacCAACCAGTGAAGTTAAGGACGcacgaaagagtccatactggagagaaaccttttaaatgcaaacaatgtggaaagtgttttagccaagcagtgAATTTAAGGGTGCAccaaagagtccatactggagagaagccttttaaatgcaaacaatgtggaaagtgttttagcgtAGCAGTGAATTTAAGGACGCAccaaagagtccatactggagagaagccttttaaatgcaaacaatgtggaaagaGTTTTAGCGATGCATCGAATTTGAGGAGACACGAAAAAGTACATACTGGcgagaagccttataaatgcaaacaatgtagAAAGTGTTTTAGCAAAGCAGATGATTTAAGGGCACATGGAATATTCCACACTGGAGAGAAGtgttataaatgcaaacaatgtggaaagtgttttagcaaAGCAGGTGATTCAAGGGCACATGAAATATTCcacactggagagaagccttataaatgcaaacaatgtggaaagtgttttagcaaagcaggtaatttaaggacacatgaaagagttcacactggagagaagccttataaatgcaagcagtgtggaaagtgttttagcaaAGCAGATGATTtgaggacacatgaaagagttcacactggagaaaaaccttataaatgcaaacaatgcggAAAGTGTTTTAGCGATGCATCGAATTTGAGGAGACATGAAAGActacatactggagagaagccatacaaatgcaaacaatgtggaaagtgttcTAGCGATGCATCGAATTTCAGGAGACACAAAAGagtacatactggagagaagccttataaatgcaaacaatgtggaaagtgttttagcctAACAGTAAATTTAAGG AgtcatgaaagagtccatactggagagaaaccttatgaatgcaaaccgtgtggcaagtgttttagccacgCAGGAGATTTAAGgcgacatgaaagagtccacactggagaaaagccttataaatgccaGCATTGTGGTAAATGTTTCAGCGAAGCAGGAAAATTAAAGAGTCATGAAAGAATCCacactggagagaaaccttatgaatgcaaacagtgtgaCAAGTGTTTCGGCGAAGCAGGAGatttaaggagacatgaaagagtacatactggagagaagccttatgaatgcaaacaatgtagcaagtgttttagccaaacAGGAGATTTGAGGAGACACGAAAGAGTAcacactggagagaagccttataaatgcaaacaatgtggaaagtgttttagcgaAGCAGCGAATCTGAGGAGacacgaaagagtccatactggagagaagccctataaatgcaaacaatgcggAAATTGTTTTAGCGAAGCAGTGACTTTGAGGAGACACGAAAGagtacatactggagagaagccttataaatgcaaacaatgtggcaagtgtttttgCCGAGCAGCacatttaaggacacatgaaagagttcacactggagaaaagccttataaatgcaaacaatgtggaaagtgttttagtgCAGCAGGGAATTTAAGAGTACATGAAGGagtacatactggagagaagccttacgaaTGTGAACAATGTGGCaaatgttttagccaagcaggaaatTTAAGGAGCCACTGTGAAAGAGTCCATGCTGGATAG
- the LOC138023898 gene encoding protein phosphatase 1 regulatory subunit 16A-like, with protein MEISANLTLHLPGSKRRLYTERIKKDKLQRSVSMNSLGFPNGKLYNRYLRRHTVPQTHVPAIVIDSAEDDLEVLGDLNNNLMYDEGFLHPSYVLDAAVASNDSRLLHGILSTGNVVMNTLNSSGGTAMHEAAYQGKMNCLEVFLKFGVPVDNRDKEGWTPLHAAVCGGDIRAVIFLIKNGASLKAYTKDGLTPKDIAEDARDKKMVQALSILSGRNGRFKA; from the coding sequence ATGGAAATTTCAGCGAATCTCACCCTTCATTTGCCTGGCAGCAAGCGTAGATTGTACACAGAGCGAATAAAGAAAGACAAGCTGCAAAGATCTGTTTCTATGAACAGTCTTGGATTTCCAAATGGCAAATTGTACAATCGCTATTTGAGAAGACACACTGTCCCACAAACACATGTACCAGCTATTGTCATCGACTCCGCTGAAGATGACTTAGAGGTTTTGGGAGATCTTAACAATAACTTGATGTACGACGAAGGATTTCTACATCCTTCGTATGTGTTAGATGCCGCTGTGGCAAGCAACGACTCTCGTTTACTTCACGGGATTTTGAGTACTGGAAACGTTGTTATGAACACTTTAAACTCCAGTGGCGGAACGGCCATGCATGAAGCAGCTTACCAAGGCAAAATGAACTGTTTGgaagtgtttttgaaatttgGCGTTCCGGTAGATAATAGAGACAAAGAGGGTTGGACGCCTCTTCATGCTGCAGTTTGTGGGGGCGATATCAGAGCTGTCATTTTTTTAATCAAGAATGGAGCCAGTTTAAAAGCCTATACAAAGGACGGACTTACGCCCAAAGATATCGCAGAAGATGCGAGGGACAAAAAAATGGTGCAAGCGCTTTCAATTTTGTCCGGTCGAAACGGGAGGTTTAAAGCTTAG
- the LOC138022822 gene encoding zinc finger protein 709-like isoform X1: MMSRSVKHRNCLNVNKGSLFIQRRNSLNEERSLVRDEDVFTGVEGFSRSGTPETHKTVHTGEKPCKCQHCGKCSSEAGELKSHERVHTGEKPYECKPCGKCFSHAGDLRRHERVHTGEKPYKCQHCGKCFSEAGKLKSHERIHTGEKPYECKQCDKCFGEAGDLRRHERVHTGEKPYECKQCSKCFSQTGDLRRHERVHTGEKPYKCKQCGKCFSEAANLRRHERVHTGEKPYKCKQCGNCFSEAVTLRRHERVHTGEKPYKCKQCGKCFCRAAHLRTHERVHTGEKPYKCKQCGKCFSAAGNLRVHEGVHTGEKPYECEQCGKCFSQAGNLRSHCERVHAG; the protein is encoded by the coding sequence ATGATGTCAAGATCAGTTAAGCACAGGAACTGCCTTAATGTGAACAAGGGTTCTTTGTTTATACAGAGAAGAAACTCTCTCAACGAAGAACGAAGTCTTGTGAGAGATGAAGACGTCTTTACTGGTGTAGAGGGTTTTAGCCGGTCAGGAACACCGGAGACACATAAAACAGTCcacactggagagaagccttgtAAATGCCAGCACTGTGGCAAGTGTTCTAGCGAAGCAGGAGAATTAAAGAgtcatgaaagagtccatactggagagaaaccttatgaatgcaaaccgtgtggcaagtgttttagccacgCAGGAGATTTAAGgcgacatgaaagagtccacactggagaaaagccttataaatgccaGCATTGTGGTAAATGTTTCAGCGAAGCAGGAAAATTAAAGAGTCATGAAAGAATCCacactggagagaaaccttatgaatgcaaacagtgtgaCAAGTGTTTCGGCGAAGCAGGAGatttaaggagacatgaaagagtacatactggagagaagccttatgaatgcaaacaatgtagcaagtgttttagccaaacAGGAGATTTGAGGAGACACGAAAGAGTAcacactggagagaagccttataaatgcaaacaatgtggaaagtgttttagcgaAGCAGCGAATCTGAGGAGacacgaaagagtccatactggagagaagccctataaatgcaaacaatgcggAAATTGTTTTAGCGAAGCAGTGACTTTGAGGAGACACGAAAGagtacatactggagagaagccttataaatgcaaacaatgtggcaagtgtttttgCCGAGCAGCacatttaaggacacatgaaagagttcacactggagaaaagccttataaatgcaaacaatgtggaaagtgttttagtgCAGCAGGGAATTTAAGAGTACATGAAGGagtacatactggagagaagccttacgaaTGTGAACAATGTGGCaaatgttttagccaagcaggaaatTTAAGGAGCCACTGTGAAAGAGTCCATGCTGGATAG